A stretch of Blastocatellia bacterium DNA encodes these proteins:
- a CDS encoding MBL fold metallo-hydrolase translates to MTGKTTSALGIAGILLLGLAGAASPQKSSDVIATPEGEIRITPIVHASVMLEFKGKVIHIDPTSRAGPAELPKADLILITDIHGDHMDRAMVTRLKKETTVIIAPAAVARTITEARVLANGEKTTVAGITIEAVPMYNLVRGPGPGQLYHTKGRGNGYILTLGGKRLYISGDTECVPEIKALKNIDAAFLTMNLPFTMPPEEAAECVKAFRPRIVYPYHHRGSDVNAFASLLKEEKGIEVRILKWY, encoded by the coding sequence ATGACGGGAAAGACCACAAGCGCGTTGGGTATCGCAGGGATCCTTCTTCTCGGTCTGGCGGGGGCAGCGAGTCCCCAGAAATCGAGCGATGTCATTGCCACCCCGGAAGGGGAGATCAGGATCACTCCCATCGTGCACGCGAGCGTCATGCTGGAATTCAAAGGGAAAGTGATCCACATTGACCCCACCTCACGAGCAGGCCCCGCGGAGCTTCCCAAAGCCGATCTCATCCTCATCACCGATATTCACGGTGATCACATGGACCGGGCGATGGTGACGCGATTGAAGAAAGAGACGACGGTCATCATCGCTCCGGCAGCAGTGGCGCGCACGATCACCGAAGCGCGTGTTCTGGCTAACGGCGAGAAGACAACCGTCGCAGGGATCACAATCGAGGCCGTGCCGATGTACAATCTCGTTCGTGGTCCCGGTCCCGGTCAGCTCTATCACACCAAGGGACGCGGCAACGGATATATCCTCACGCTCGGCGGCAAGCGCCTCTACATCTCCGGTGATACCGAATGCGTACCGGAAATCAAAGCCCTCAAGAATATTGATGCCGCCTTCCTGACGATGAATCTTCCCTTCACCATGCCGCCGGAGGAGGCAGCCGAGTGCGTCAAGGCATTCCGTCCGCGCATCGTCTATCCCTATCACCATCGCGGCTCGGATGTGAATGCGTTCGCCTCTCTGCTCAAAGAGGAGAAGGGGATCGAAGTGAGAATCCTCAAGTGGTACTGA
- a CDS encoding S8 family serine peptidase — protein sequence MRPNDRQRIICGLLVLLTLAPLPGLAHRQEEMVAGTMEEKLRRARLIAQVAERVDDRIAVIVVLADEPLATYRGGRAGLAATSIAVAPDNRVGGKLDLESPASRAYLQFLRRAQDDFAARLRQVSPRATIHKRYQIVLNGVALTVPPDDIERLASLPEVKDIIPIVPLHLMVARPMTTLPLDVSNDLMGAPALWEAVGGIDRAGLGITIGIIDTGVDFSNPMFQDPQLVPPPGFPRGDLSLANNKVIVAKVLPSILISAGFPGIDPRHRTAQDLVGHGTHVASCAAGARVDLSSRPGARPVVLSGVAPKAFIASYRVFAPVGGVDSLLDGIEEAVRDGVDVINISLGTPAAPPPLIGEFLYDQLDRAANNAVEAGIFVVAAAGNEGEPTNENQNPAGGTIGSPANASRVLTVGATTNSHIGAPSSALVRLRITEPTPPTELNGVIGVKGANGARPFPETPLSGQLVDVDLIDNGKADGSGLACSRLPEGSLTGAIAFIQRGSCFFSEKVENAAQAGAVAVVFFNHADGGDDLPIPDLRGASLPAVLIQHTTGRALKEFLDQTAETGRTAQAIIENAPTETPTLTLAAQPNLLVGISSRGPARNFDIKPDVVTVGVGSYAAVQDDDPRGEGRFPVPRGLEDRLPPTSYDPSGFTFLSGTSFAAPRAAGVAALVKQLRPTWTPDEIKSAIMTTASRPPALAERRVMDRGSGLINMPALARVMTTVDPPSHSFGRQDARRNRSLMRAFTLKNHSSRPTTYQITVTLTVADPGITVALNRTTLTVAPGSIGQFTLTVTIAPTIPRGVNDWEGFISISDGDVTIPGALYVPFWVRTVR from the coding sequence ATGCGACCGAATGACCGACAGCGCATCATCTGCGGTTTGCTTGTTCTCCTCACTCTCGCGCCTCTTCCCGGCCTGGCTCATCGGCAAGAGGAGATGGTTGCCGGCACGATGGAGGAGAAGCTTCGTCGGGCCCGTTTGATTGCTCAGGTCGCCGAACGAGTTGACGATCGGATCGCCGTCATTGTCGTATTGGCCGATGAGCCGCTGGCCACCTATCGTGGAGGTCGAGCCGGTCTGGCGGCCACGAGTATCGCCGTCGCGCCGGACAACCGGGTGGGAGGGAAGCTCGATCTTGAGTCCCCCGCGTCACGGGCCTATCTCCAGTTTCTTCGCCGTGCGCAGGATGATTTCGCTGCACGATTGCGCCAGGTGAGTCCCCGCGCGACCATCCACAAGCGCTATCAGATCGTACTCAACGGAGTGGCTCTGACAGTTCCCCCCGATGACATCGAACGTCTGGCCTCGCTGCCGGAGGTGAAGGACATTATCCCCATCGTCCCGCTTCATCTTATGGTGGCACGACCGATGACGACCCTGCCGCTCGATGTGAGCAACGATCTGATGGGGGCTCCGGCGCTGTGGGAGGCCGTGGGGGGAATAGATCGGGCAGGCCTCGGCATCACAATCGGCATCATTGATACCGGCGTGGATTTCAGCAATCCGATGTTTCAAGACCCCCAGTTGGTCCCGCCACCGGGATTCCCGCGCGGAGATCTCAGTCTGGCCAATAACAAGGTGATCGTGGCCAAGGTCCTGCCTTCGATTTTGATCTCCGCCGGCTTCCCCGGCATTGATCCGCGCCATCGCACGGCGCAAGATCTCGTCGGTCACGGAACGCATGTGGCCAGTTGTGCGGCTGGAGCCCGCGTTGATCTGTCGTCGCGTCCGGGGGCGCGACCGGTCGTCCTCAGCGGAGTCGCTCCCAAAGCCTTCATCGCCAGCTATCGCGTTTTCGCGCCCGTGGGCGGTGTGGATAGCCTGCTCGATGGGATTGAGGAAGCCGTGCGTGACGGCGTGGATGTCATCAACATCAGCCTGGGGACGCCCGCAGCGCCGCCTCCGCTGATCGGAGAATTTCTCTATGATCAACTCGACCGCGCGGCCAATAACGCCGTGGAAGCAGGCATTTTTGTCGTTGCCGCAGCGGGCAACGAAGGCGAACCCACAAACGAGAATCAGAATCCGGCCGGAGGCACGATTGGAAGTCCCGCCAATGCCAGTCGCGTTCTCACCGTTGGAGCCACGACGAATTCTCATATCGGGGCTCCCAGTTCCGCCCTCGTGCGGCTGCGCATTACCGAACCCACACCCCCGACCGAACTTAATGGGGTGATCGGCGTCAAAGGCGCCAACGGTGCTCGCCCATTCCCCGAGACGCCTCTTTCAGGGCAGCTCGTGGACGTGGATCTGATTGATAACGGCAAGGCCGATGGAAGCGGTCTGGCCTGTAGCCGATTGCCCGAGGGCTCGCTCACCGGAGCCATCGCCTTCATTCAACGAGGCAGTTGCTTTTTCTCGGAGAAGGTGGAGAATGCGGCTCAAGCCGGTGCTGTGGCCGTTGTTTTCTTCAACCACGCGGATGGGGGAGATGACTTGCCCATCCCCGATCTTCGCGGAGCTTCTCTGCCCGCCGTCCTCATTCAGCATACGACGGGTCGAGCCTTAAAAGAATTTCTGGACCAGACCGCTGAAACCGGCCGCACTGCCCAAGCCATCATCGAGAACGCTCCAACGGAGACGCCGACGCTGACGCTGGCGGCGCAGCCGAATCTTCTCGTGGGGATCAGCTCGCGGGGACCGGCGCGAAACTTCGACATCAAGCCCGACGTGGTCACCGTGGGTGTGGGCAGCTATGCGGCCGTTCAGGATGATGACCCCCGAGGGGAAGGACGCTTCCCCGTCCCTCGCGGATTGGAAGATCGGCTGCCTCCGACATCGTATGATCCCTCGGGATTTACTTTCCTCAGCGGGACGAGCTTCGCCGCTCCGCGCGCAGCCGGTGTCGCGGCGCTGGTCAAGCAGCTTCGCCCGACCTGGACTCCCGATGAGATCAAATCGGCCATCATGACGACGGCGTCGCGGCCTCCGGCTCTGGCCGAGCGACGCGTGATGGATCGTGGCTCCGGCCTCATCAACATGCCGGCGCTCGCTCGCGTGATGACGACCGTTGATCCCCCCAGTCACAGCTTTGGTCGTCAGGATGCCCGCCGCAATCGTAGTCTCATGCGCGCGTTCACGCTCAAGAACCACTCGTCACGACCGACCACCTACCAGATCACCGTCACACTCACGGTGGCCGATCCCGGCATCACGGTCGCCCTCAACCGCACGACCCTTACGGTGGCACCCGGCAGTATCGGCCAATTCACGCTCACCGTGACCATCGCTCCCACCATCCCCAGAGGGGTCAACGATTGGGAAGGGTTCATCTCTATCAGCGATGGAGATGTCACCATCCCCGGCGCACTCTATGTCCCTTTCTGGGTGAGAACGGTGAGATGA